DNA from Desmodus rotundus isolate HL8 chromosome X, HLdesRot8A.1, whole genome shotgun sequence:
GTGTATCTTCAGAGTGGCCACAACCAGTAGCCTGTGTTTACAGAAATAATTTCTAGCCGAGTATGTAACAGGAAAGTGGAGTTGCAGGAAAATGGCTCCTCCATGATAGTCTGGGGCCCTTGCAGGTATCCATATAAGCAGGAACTGCAGTTAAGCTGAGTCTTGGTTAAATGCCTTGTGACCTTCCAGAACATAAGAAGATGGTAGGCTGTAAGGAGCTACTACAAAGGCCATCTCCCAGATACCTCTATATCACCCATGAGAGGTTGTCATGAGACAGTTTCTCATCACCTACCAGTTTCTGATGGGGCTTTCTGTCCTGTGTCCCCCCGAATAGAGCTGTAGCATATAAAGTCACTCAACTGTAGTCTAGATTTGGCTCCTCAGTAGTGGAGTATCTCAGAACTTGCATTTCAGTCATATGGACCcttttgtttctgtgttgttttttagGGTGTGTGGGAAAAGGACCTGGGGAGCTGGTACCTTTGGCTCATTCTTCTTTGTACTCTGTATATAAGTAATAAACTGTTTAATTCTAAAAGTAGCTCATTGTATCCTCACGAGTTGAATCAGTTAGGTCTTGGTGTTGCCTTGTCTTCTATGTGTGAATTTGTTACCATATAATCCTGATTGCTATCTCTTTtacccataaaataaaataatataattagcATACTTGTATTTATTCAACAGTTCTTAAACTGAGTAAATACCATATCTTTCAGTCATTTATATTTGGGAAGCCTTCAGTGAATTTTCAATTGCAGCTGTGGTACTAGTTTAGCACCTGAGAAAATACCTTACAGTACTTTATGAAGCTAAGAAGTTAGGAATAATTGGTATTGGAAGATATTGAAAAAATTGTAAACACAAAGTATACACACATTATTCTTCCTAATAAAGAGAAATCTGAGTACAGACCACAGTCTTACGGTGTCTCACTTTTCACACTTTCCAGTACACAAACATCTGGTAAAATAATGTCAGCATATTTTTGACAAGTAGGAGTTATGACAATTATTTATATGATATGTGAGTACCTATGAGGTATCATGTTGCAAGCTCCATGCTAGCCTGGGTCCCCATGCCATGGAACTTCAGAGTCCAGATGGTAGAGACATTCAGGCTAGTAAGTATAATATAACTTTCATAAGAACTATGAAATAAAGCAGTGGAGCACCTGGGAACACACGAGTATACCGTACCCTTGAAGAACGAGAAGGGCTTCTCAGAAGCAGTGTTGTTTACAAAGGTAGGGGCTAtgactatccccattttacagaaaagaaaattgaagattAGAGAAGTAACTTGgcagaggtcacacagctattagaTGGTCAACCCTGTTTTGAGCCATGGCTTGTTGGACTCCAAACCACTATTTAACTTACAGTCACCACCTACAGTTCTGTTCACCTGGCTTTGTTtgcttccaaaattaaaaaaaatctgctaaACTTATTATAAACTCAGATTAAAAAACAACTTGTAGGAAAAatattaatggatttttttttctggattttttctgTTCCTTGTAATACAGGAACCTTGGAAGTGAAAGCTCTGCCCAGCTGTGGGGAGTAAAGGGCTCTGAGGCTAACCTTTCAATTGTCCCTTTCCCAGGAAGCAGTTGTTTCTGGGGAACAGCTTGGTCTTGGGATTGGGACACACTTTGAAAGCAGGAGTGGAAGGGGCAGCTTCAGTTTCATAGCCTTTCATACTTATGAAGATGTTCATCTTCCCTGGGTCTTCCAATGTTATTCTTTGGGCCTGCTCCTTCACGAAAAATGTCAGGGCAGCCCCCATGTCTGTTGATTTCAGCACAGCTTCATTGACTCTGACCTAGTAGGTTTTAGCCTTTACAGAATTCTAAGCACAGTCCAAAATTGGAGGAATATCTGCAGTATGAAACACAAAATGTTTCAGTGCAGTCAGGAATGTTGACTACTTACTTTCCTATTTCACCTACCTTCAAATATAACTTCAAAGTTAAATGAATGTGCAACTAACAAGTCTGCAGCCACTATTCCCctaaaaagctattaaaaatggcattttgtagatttttataaaattccatAACTTGTTCCCCACAGACTCCACTTCTTTTTCACATTGATATGAACTGAACTATAAGTGTCAAAAATCCTGCTTAACAGAACAGGAGAATCGATTCCCATTTTCtaatagataaaaataagaatttaactCTTCCTATTTCAATGAGCCAAATTGAGGAAAGAAAACCTCCTCACTGGTCTGTAGCAAGGGAAACAATAGCCACTCCAGGGTATGCTGCCCCTCTCTTTTTCTACATTTGACGTTGGCCCAGAAGTGGCACCCCAGAGCCAACATTTTCTAAAAGATCTAAAAatgttcctcttcttttttatctACACCTTATATATATTAGCTTTAATAAGAGGGCTGATAacttttttaattaactttttattatggaaaatatcaaacatacaaaagtagagagaaacaTATAATGAACCATCATTCAACCATCACCCAGTTTCAACAATTATCAAGACCAATTTGTTTTATCAATATCTGCAATGCATTTAACATCCAGacttattattttgaagcaaattccagACATCATTTCAACTGTAAATGTTTGAGAATGTATCTCTAAAAgatgataaatgtttttaatgtaacTATAATACCATGATTCCAACTGATATCAAATATCAAGCCAATTTTCAAATTATCTGGATTgtcttataaatgtattttatagtttGGTCAAATCGGTGTCTAAAAAAATCCAAGTTACAACTGGTTCATATGTCTCTTAAGTCTCTTTTAATGTATAGGTTCAttctcccatttctttctttcatccaggCCATTCACTTACTGAAGAAACTGGGTCATCTGTCCTGTAGAGTTTTCTGCAGTCTGGATTCTGCTGATATATCTCTCTGGTATATGTTTCTCTGTTCCCTGTATTTTCTATAGACTACGAATTACGTCTAGAGGCATGGTCAGATTTAAGACCAAAattttggcaaatatatttcataGGTGGTGTAGTGTACTACCATCAGGAGGCACATAATGTCTCAGATGACATAGACATATGAGTAAGAATTTTTGCTAATATCTCACAGATGCCTTGAAACACTTGACACCTGATATACAAAAGCCACATGTATGTTAGATGTTACATAAAAGGCATTTATTGTACTAACTGGATTAGAAATTCAATGCTTTATCACTCAGTGCAGCTACAAAATATTAGTTAGACAAATTTCCAGTGATATCTACCATATTTCAAGTGATGCcttatatactacatatataaaAAGACTAAGGAAACAAGGTCCTTTCACTCAAGGTCATATAACAGACACATAATCATAGAAGCACAAAAAAGGCCATAAGTGCCAAAGTAGAAGTCTGTAGATACAGTGGTAGTGCAACAACTTGGAGAATTGTCATTGTAAGAAACAGGAAAGAAGTGTCCAAAAGCATAGGATGAGCTGTGTTCTTGACAGTATGAAAGAGCTCAACCGTGCTTCACAATTCCATTCATCATTGGCCTCATATACTTGATTCTttcaatctgaaaaaaaaaaaggctcattaATAGTTTTATTGGTTCATCAATTTTGATAGTTGGCAAATAGGGTCTACTATGGTTCATTAGTCACTTTTTATTGGAAAAGCCTTCAGAGAATTATCCAATGCAGTTCCGCTGTGAGGCCAGATGAAAGCCTGAGGGAGTAACAGATTGTCCCAGCTACCAAATGAAGCTAAGAAATCAAGATTTCACTAGTAGACATTTCTAATCTCTGGATCAGTGACAAATGTCTCCTAATTTTATCACTGTTCTAGCCTATGAGGATATGGGCAGGAATCAGGCTGGGTCCTATTCCTCAAAAACTTCACAGTCTAACAGACCAATAGGCATTCAGAAAGATGGTCACAATACTAGAATGATGCTGAAAATACTTCCTGTTTTGCTTGGTGCTTCTACAAAAGGAACCCTGGAAAAGAAAACTCTGGCCAGCTGTTAGTATGGTAGTCTCTAAAGCcacattttcatttcccttttcccaATAAACAACTATTGATGAAGGAGTTGCTCTTTCTTACAATTGGATTCCACTGTACAGGAAATGAGAGGAGCAGCTTCAGCTTCAGAGCCCTTTAAAGCATCTGTCCCACAAGGTCCCTCTAATGTTGCTGTTATTATACTTCATGAGCTGCCTGTTCCTGCTCTTACACACATCCCCCAATATTTATTagatgtttctaaatataaaattgttgAAATCTTTACAAATCttctattaaatgaaaatttactCCAACATGTCttcttaaaacttattttaaagataagaggAGGCACTTGTACAGTTGGGAAAACTACCCTTATAAAAACATGCTGACAACAAATTTCTACCTCATGTCTGAAATTGTTAATTATCTTTGATCAATGCACTGTTTTCTGGAAAGGGTATAAGCTGAAAGATTCACCTGTACATTTTTAGTACAATCACCACATAAGTAATGCGTGGGTGCTATGTAATGACTCTGTAAGCAGAAAATCCCAACTGTGTATTAAACTTTTGGAAGGTGGATGTTATAGATGCCATTCCATTTGTTAGCCTTTGTGTCAACTGGTTTAGTCTGAatttttttgatttctctttcaaaataaaaggcttttttcatttaatatttttagactaAACTCTAGAAGCATATATATTAGAAACTGCCTGTGAGTTTGAAAACATAACTTACAGTATGATAATTGTAAGGTATTCTGTtgaaatttagaaatgaaagCCTTGGAAGTTTTACAAATTGCACATTTGAAGATATTTGTGCAGTCCaaatatttctgaataaaatacaacaaatactTACAGGCTAACAACTCTTTAAGACTGATTGACATCAACTTTCACATTTGTCAGATACATATCATAGAAGTCAAAACACAAAATTGTGCATTACTATCTCTAAGAATGCCATGCACAAATTAAACCTCCCAGATATTTTGTGGCAGCATTTTAGATGATGTTTTATGTAGGGAACAGTCGCAAAGCAATAATTCATTTTCTGTGCAGTTAGTGTATATGTACTTTGAAAAATCTCAGGTTACTGAGAATATCTACTAGTCGACTTGGATTGTTGGAATAGAAAAGGTTAAGTCttagaaagctttttaaaaaataagatttttttgtaaaaaggaacggataatttttgaaaaacatttgataagtcTGCATAATTTAGAATATGAAATTTATAATTGACTTTTCAAAGCTACTCATTTTTATACAACTCActcctttgaaaacatttattgttaACTacaatatatactttatttagatatttatatatggcaaagattctattttaaaaacaaattaaaaatattcagttctACCAGGGAGTCACAGGTCAATCTGTATtatgaaacaaaaatcaggaaagaagTGATACTAGTTTTGCAAAAGGGGGATGGGCCatctgagaccaaaaaaaaatcctgaattcCATGTTCTGAATTCTAGCCTTTTGGAAATAATTCAGGCTTCTTCCCACCCATCAGAGAGTTTGAGGTCGCCTGGCCACACAGCCACCCAAAGAAAGAGGCAGGCACAGCACACTGTGGGGACCACGACACACACGGGGGAGTGTCTTAACCCAGGCGGTCAGGAAAGGCTGCTCATAGAAGCTTATGAAgtacctatttttattattttaattttatatttaaaagactgAACATCAGACAGATAACTTGGCTGAAGAAACATAGTGAGCTAGACCTGGAAGCAGTTTTCAACCCCAGtttgtctgacttcaaagccccAATATAGTTTCTATCACACCAAACTCTATCATGAAAAAGTCCTTTTACTTCACTTTTCCACGTTTCAATGTGCTGTTTGCCTGTGAACATTTAAAATCTGCTAACTATGGTATTAACAGTTTATCGGGAGACCTGCCTGGGGAATAAACATAGTTCCAGAACAGACTTAAGTATTTTAGATGGGAGGCCTGATGACCAGCAAGTACCGAGGCAAATTAAATGAAAGATTGTCAcgcaagaaaaaaatctttaagagaGAATGTTCACGTGTCCTAACACTTTGAAAGTCCGTAACAGCTGAACATCCAGGTACCTCACTCAACTGGGATGTCGTGATCGCTATAGAGATCCCATTCTTGTGGTTACAGGTTGTCAGGAAGTTTATCTGGAACGTTGCTAAattcaaatacatgaaataactttctttccaaaactaGTTTTCGTTGAGAAAAGCATGCATGGTTGCTCTAAGGGTATTCAGAAAGGGGCAATGGGTGTTGGAAGTCGAGCATGCTACATCACACTCTATGAATAGTTTTCCTGATAAGATTTATGGATGTGCTTGTCTAACAACACCTTCCTGAGAAATGGCTACTCCAGAAAGCAATACCGTGTGAAACTACATGTGGGCTACATGGGGAATGGCCATTTCAAGCAAGCAGTCAAAACTTAGCAGTGTGAACCATTTTTGCGAATCAAATTATgtacaaatgaataaagaaatttctGAAAAGGGCAAATTAGACCACATTTCTAAAGATAAAAGTATTGTCGAGCACAGCAAGAGCCCAATTTCTTACatcgttttttaaaattcaaaactgaTCATTTAAATCGATTCACACCACAAGAATGGCTTGCTGACAAGGGCCAATACTGTGAGTGAGGAaacaacttaagaaaaaaatgagtgacAGATGTCAGACAGCCGAGGTGATGGGATTTTAAATGCCTTCGCTACAAAACCACAAGACTCGTACCAAAACTGCGAATGCGCACACGCACGAGCACACACAAGCAAAACACACCCCCCACGGGCTGGGAGAGCAGTGAAGGCACCGTTAAAGAAAACCCATGTGGTTTAGGCATTCTGAACTATGTTAGACAGCGCTACCAAGAAGCGATTCTCGAAGCATCTGAAAAACGTGCAAATTGTCcgaaaacagtgcctggcaactGAGACAGTTTGCAAGCGTGATTCAGAGGTCTGCCAAGGAAACAAAAggagccccccctcccccgggaaGCCCGCACAGGACACTGGAGGCGCGCGGACACTAGGTGTTCTAGGACAGGCGGGAAGCAGAGGGGTCTGTGCAGGAGCGGTACATACTAGGGGTCGCTCCCGGGCACGGACGGGGCCACGGAGTTTCCATTGGTGGGGGAACCGCCCTGCTTTAGTTTCTCCAGGTATTCGGCATGCACGGGCTTGTGGCACCGGAGGACCTTGATGGCATCTTCGACTTTGAACCACTCTCGCTTCCTCCCAATGCTCACCGAATCTTCCCAATCCTCCAGAATCTCAGTGACGGTCAGGACATACACGTAGGTCCTGTGCTTGCGATCTTGGTTCTGCTCGAAGACGCCCAGCAGCCGGCCTAACTTCCCCTTGACTCCCGCCTCCTCGTACACCTCTCGGACGGCCGCGCCGCTCGGCTCTTCCTCGGGCTCCATGCCGCCGCCCGGCACGATCCAGCGGTCCGGGTACCGGCTGCTACTCACGAGCAGCACCTCGTCCTCGCGCTCGCTTCGGAAGCACAGGCACGCCGCCCGCTTCTTGAAGCCGTCCGGGTCGTAGGTGCGCGTCTGGTTCGGCTTGCACTTCATCCTCCCAGGCCGCCTGCTCGCGCGCTTGCCGCCGCTCGGGTCGCCGCCGCTGCCGGACGAGGTGCTGCGGAGAGAAAGGGCCGCTGcgaggggcggggagagagagacgCCTCAGCCCGCGAGCCCCGAGCTTAAGACCAGatgaggcgggggcgggggcgggaacGTCAAAGACGTCAGTCAGTCCGCCCCTCGGCGGCCGGGGTCCCGAGCTCCGAAGTCAGCGTGGAGGAGGCGCGgtgcccgccgccgccgccgccgccgccgccgccgccgccgcctgggTCCGCCGCTCTGTATGCAGCCCCCGCGCCTGTCGCCCCCTCCTCAGGCGCCCCGGAGGTGTAGTGGGAGGTGAGGTGCCTTCGCGTGCGCGTGCGCGTCCCTTTCCACGTGCGCGTCCCCGCCGGAGGgcgaggggcgggggcgggggtctCGCGGCTCCCGCAAGCGCGGCGCCTGGGGCCCACTGCGCAGGCGCCCGGCACATCACGGGCTGAGGATCTCCTTCACGCAAAGTTAAATTCGCCGCATTGTGACTTGGGTCAGCACTGTCTCCACGTGTGCCTAGGCGCTAAACGTGGCTGTGGCGTCACGGGACGTTTCCCCTCACTGCCCACCGGGTTCACGAAACACACAGGCTCGCATTCTCCACACAGCAGGGTCAAGTGCATCTTCATCATCGCCCATAATTAATGGTACCGGCCTGTTTATTCCAAGGCTGCGTTTGTCAAAATGATCCTGGGTGTTATTGGCTCAAAGTCTTACCGAATCTCCGCTGAGGCATATCGGGAGATTGGATTTCTTCAACAGATTCTTCACCTTGCCGGGCATCTTGGTACAGCCCGTAACTTAACACTTTTCTTCACCCCCTATTGACATCTTACCTCCCcttgtttctcagtttcttcatctgtaagccCCTCGCCTACTTGCATTTGAGTCATATTCACCCAACAGCTGGAGAACTAACTACCCAAAGTAGTGTTTTACAAAATCCCAAGAATCTCCATCCTCCAACACACTGCACACAATCCacccttctgtctctctcactgGTGAGTACTGTTTGGGGTTTTGGAAAACATGCCTATGGAAATCCCTTCCTATTCTACATTTTGATATTTAGGAGCCTCCTGGCGTGGCACTGCAGCAAGGCCGCTTGGTGCCTTGGCACCTCTCTGGGCATCCTGATCCCTAGGCCAAGCagtcccaccccgcccccagccaaaGCTTCTACAACCTaaagttttctctctccttttccagtTTTATATTGTGTTTCTGCTCTAACAGTAGTAGTAGCCTCATGGGAAAGATCTTTGCTGTCCCAAAACTTTTGCCATATTGCAACTTAGGTATCTTTGTCCCTCTCTTACCAACAGACACTCCGCTGGCATTGGGCAAGCAGGATCACCAAAACTTAGCCCTCCAATGAAATGATTCCTTCAAGTGGAAATCCACTGAGATGTAAGTGGAAAAGAGTCATGAAACATAGAgtccaatttttaaataacaagttgCTTCAGCTTCCCAGGGTCTGTTCCACCTCATTGATACCCAGAATAGCTCATAAAAATGATCCTGTCCTCAGCAGCGACAGGCATCTGCAATATCTAGAGCATAATGTGATAAAAGTGTATGGGTGGTATGTGAAGAAAATGATTAAATGGAGACATAAAGAGAGTGACTTCAGCCACTAAAGACAGTACTGCTACTGACCTTATTTTAGTGATGGCCAGGTGATCAAGAGCATACGAAGGAAGGAAACACCCCATGATTAAAAACCAATGAGGAAAATAGATTTTAGCAGGCTGTATTTCTGTGTGCCCATGCTAACAAATACACAAGTGCTGCTAAACCACTAGAAAAAAGTCAATTACAATCAGGATCTAGGCAAATATACCTATTATCACCAATATCATTAAACATCATTTCAGGTGTCCTTTCCAGTATAATGAGATTGTAAAGAGGAAAAAGTCTATCATTttggtaaagaaaacaaaattgtcaTTACTTGCAGATGGTATGGATATGTTCTTGGGAAACAGCTAAGAAACGGTGTAAACGTAAAGTTCCCTTACATCGTAGAATGAAATAGTAATATCTAAAATACCGAGAGCTTTCATGTGTGCCAACAATAGTCATGTGTAAAATTGGAGAGGGGAAATGACATTTGCAGTAGCAATATCAACCACCCCAAAATAAGTTGTACCAAGGGGGCCCACAAATATGGTTAGAACACTAGCGTAGAGAATGATAAACTTGTACTCAGCTTTGAACGATGATTTGAATAAAGCAGAAGGAACTCTAGCTAAGGCGGGAGGTTAGGCTGATGTCTGGGCAGAGGAGTGTCCCACCCAAGCCCCAGCCACATCACAAGTCTACTTCACAATTACAGGGTACTATCTCCCTGTCTCACCAGAGGGGCCATTGTCTAGTTTATTCCATGACTTCTACATCAGATTATGGCTATGCAATACGCCTCTGCTGGAGCCATGTTTATCAGAGGAGAGAGGAATAGGGACATTCTAACATGGAAAGGGGTATGGGCTGGATTCATTCTGGCAAAGACATACATAGCATGTTACTGAATAAAGGGATCCACAACTTGTAGGTTTAGTACAATGtcaagaaaaatttgaaattagTTATTTTACCCCCAGAATTACATCCAATAATTTTATCATTCACCTATTAGGATAATAGGGCAAGAtagttaaaaatcatttttaaaagattttattgatatatttttagagagaggggaagggagggagacagagagggagagaaacatcaatatgtggttgtctctcgcacaccccccaccagggacctggcctgcaacccaggcatgtgccctgactaggaattgaatcagcgaccctttgcttgtagtctggcagtcaatccactgagccacaccagccagggcgtttATGACTATTTCTAAAGAAAGGTCAAAATCCTTCTTGAGGGACTGGCTTTCCCCCACCTGTTTTGTCCACAGTTAAGTATTTTCCAGTCACGAACAAGGTCATTTGATGAAACACTGTAATAGCAGCCCGTTACAGTAACAACTGCAGTTTGCACATGCCTGCTGGTATCTCCTCCCACATTGTCCTTGGCATTGGAGATGGAACTTCCTTTGTCCAGTGGGACGATAGCAAGTGTGAAGCAAGCAAAGAATTGAGAAGTGCTTGCGCACTGCAGTTTGCCCTCTCTTGCTCCTCTTCAAGCAAGATGACAACAATATGAAGAAGCCTGGCCTAGGTGGATGATGAAGACCCATGGCTCATGCGTGCCCTTCACCCCAGCTGACAGTGAACCAAATGCCAGAAATGTGGGTGAGACCATCCTAGATCATGAGCCACCCCCAGCAGAGCCCCCTAGCTGACAGGGCACTGACCACAGAAGCCTACCTAAGCCTACTGAGAACAGCAGAAGGACCACTCAGGCGAGCCCAGCTGAAATTGTTGAGCTGCAAAATGGTGAGGGCAAGAATTGGTTGCTCTTTAAAGTCACTAAGTTGGGGTGGTTTGTGATGCATCAAAAGCTAGCTGACACAACCATGAGCTACCATCCATCAATATCCAAGTAGAAATAAGGAGAGAAAAGATTTTTCACAGTAGAAGTCTCACTGCTTGAAGAGGTTGACATTGAATTTTCCCTGGAGTCAGAAGGAAAGGGATGAGGTTA
Protein-coding regions in this window:
- the LOC128779120 gene encoding diphosphoinositol polyphosphate phosphohydrolase 3-beta isoform X1; translated protein: MKCKPNQTRTYDPDGFKKRAACLCFRSEREDEVLLVSSSRYPDRWIVPGGGMEPEEEPSGAAVREVYEEAGVKGKLGRLLGVFEQNQDRKHRTYVYVLTVTEILEDWEDSVSIGRKREWFKVEDAIKVLRCHKPVHAEYLEKLKQGGSPTNGNSVAPSVPGSDP
- the LOC128779120 gene encoding diphosphoinositol polyphosphate phosphohydrolase 3-beta isoform X2 — protein: MKCKPNQTRTYDPDGFKKRAACLCFRSEREDEVLLVSSSRYPDRWIVPGGGMEPEEEPSGAAVREVYEEAGVKGKLGRLLGVFEQNQDRKHRTYVYVLTVTEILEDWEDSVSIGRKREWFKVEDAIKVLRCHKPVHAEYLEKLKQGGSPTNGNSVAPSVPGSDP